Part of the Roseomonas sp. OT10 genome, TGGCGGGTGGTGCAGCACCAGCAGACGCCGCCGCTGAAGGCGGGAGGCTGAGGCAGCGAGGCCCCCCGCCGCGCCGGGCGGAAGCCGTGGACGCGGCCCGGCCGCGGCGCGGCACTCGGCGCATCTGCGGCCCTGCTATTGCCAGAGCGGCAGACCCAGCAGGGCGGCGAGGCCGATGAGGATGAGGCAGATGCGCCGGAAGGTGGCCTCGCTCGCCAGGCCGAAGAGCCGGGCCCCCATCCATGTGCCCAGGGCGAAGACGGGGCCGGCCAGCAGGCTCAGGACGACCACCTCCAGGGTCAGCAGCCCGCTCAGCAGGTAGGTGGCGGCGCCCACCACGCTGGTGAAGGCGAAGAAGAGGATGATGTTGGACCGTATCCGGTGCGCCGGGACGGCGCCGCCGAGCCAGTAGGCCAGGACGGCCGGCCCGCTCATCTGCGCCAGGCCGCCGCAGATCCCCGCCACCACCCCGACGGCGAGGGACAGAGGCGTCACCGGCCGGCCCCGGTAGCGCCAGCCGGAGACCAGCAGGGCCAGCATCGCCAGGGCCAGCAGGCACATCGCCCAGCGCACCACCACCGGGTCCAGCCGCAGCAGGGCCAGGACGCCGAGCGGCGTGCCCACCATGGCCCCGGCCGCCAGCAGGGCGACCTCCCGCCGGGCCGCGTTCCGCCATGCCGCGGGGACCATCGGCAGGGCGGAGAGGTTGTCGATCAGCATCAGCAGCGGCACGGCGAGGCGCGGGCCGAGCAGGGCGCTGGCCAGGGGCACGAAGATCAGCGCCGAGCCGAAGCCGGAGAAGCCGCGCGCGAGCCCCGCGAGGAAGCTCGCCAGAAGCGTTCCGGCCAGCAGGGCCGGCGCGGGCAGGATGAAACCGCTCATGGCCCGGCCGGCAGCGGTCGCGCCTCGCCCATGCGGAACCAGGCGCGGGCGATGCGGCCGTCGATCACCTCGTACAGGGCGATGACCCCCACCTCGGCGCGACCCCCGGGGAGGTTGCGGGTCACCACCTCATGGTCCGTCACTAGGTTCCCCACGGCCATGCGGTGCAGCAGCCGGCCGTGGAGGTCGGGCTCGCGGAAGCGTTCGACATGGCGCGCGCGGACCGCCGCCGCGCCCTGTGCGAGGAGCTGCCCGGGGAAGCCGTAATACGCGCAATCCTCCGCCCAGCAGGCCATGAAGGCCTCGATGTCGCGCGCATTGTAGGCATCGAGCTGCCGCTGGACGGGCAGGGTCGGATCGCTCTCGGTCGGCATGGCGACACTCCTGAAACGCAAAAACCCCCGCGACGGTGGTCGCGGGGGCTGTGGCACTTCGGCCGGGGGGAACGGGTCTTAGGGGAGGCGATACCCCCTCCCCATGCGCCCGGTCCGCACCGACGCGAAGCCCAAAGGCCCGCGGGCGGCGGGGCGTCGGCGTCGGTCGGCGATGGGGCGGAGCACAGGCATCGGCGCGGAGTTTCCCGGCGGGGCAGGGGGCTGTCAATCGCCCGTCGGGGCCCGCGTGACGTGAATGCCCGGCCGCTGCCCGAGGTTCCAGGCGCCGCCGATGGCGCGTTCGACCTGGGCCGCCAGCTGCAGCAGCCGCCCGTCATCCGCCTGCCTGGCCAGGGCCTGGATGCCCAGCGGCAGGCCGCTCTCCTGCATGGCCAGCGGCAGGGAGATGCCGGGGATGCCGCAGAGGTTGGCGAGCGGCGTGTAGGCGAAGTTGCGCCAGAGGTTGCCGAACCAGTCGAGGACGTCCGGGTTGTCGCTGATCGTCAGGTATTCCGTGGTCCCGATCACGGGCGTCGGCTTCGCGGTGATGGGGGTGAGGATGATGTCCCACGCCTCGAAGAAGGTCCCGAAGGCGCGGGCTGTGGCGTTGAACACCGCCTGCATCCGCGCCCGTTCGGTGAAGGAGGTGTGCAGCCCCGCCTCCCAGATGCGGATGTTCATCGGCTCGACCAGGTCGGCGGGCGGCCGCTCCAGCCCCAGGGCGCCGATCAGGTTGTTCACCGTCTGGGCGAAGTTGCTGATGTAGCAGGTGGTCTGCGCGGCGAAGGCGGCGCGGAAGTCGATCTCCGGCACCACCCATTCGACATGGTGGCCCAGGGATTCCAGCAGGTGCGCCACCCGCTCCAGCTCCGCCACGAAATGCGGCGCGGCGTGGTAATCGCCCCATTCGTGCGACACGGCGATGCGCAGCGGCGACGGGTCGCGCGCGACCAGCGCGGCATAGGGTCCGGGCGGCATCCAGTAGGGCATGAATTCACCCGGCGCCCCGCCGCGGCAGGAATCCACGTAGAGCGCCATGTCGCGCACGCTGCGGGTGATGCAGCCCTGGGTGGAGACCAGCCCGGTCAGGTCCGAGGCGCCCGGCGCGATGGAAAAGACGCCGCGCGACGGCTTCAGCCCGATCCCGCCCGTGGCCCCCGCGGGGATGCGGATGGAACCGCCGCCATCCGTCGCATGCGCCATCGGCACCACCCCGGCCGCCACCATGGCCGAGCTGCCGGCCGAGGAGCCGTTGGTGGTGTATCCGGGGTTCCAGGGGTTGCGGGTGACGTAGACGGCCGGGTTCTCGGCGGAGGAGCAGCAGCCGAATTCCGGCGTGGTGGTGCGCCCGATGATGTTCAGCCCGGCCTCGCGGATGCGCCCGGTCAGCCAGGTATCGGCCGCCGCGCGGTTCCCGCGCATCAGCCGCGAGCCCATCTCCTGCAGCCGGCCCCGCATGGTGGGGCCGAGATCCTTCAGCAGATAGGGCACGCCGGCGAAGGGCCCGCCCGGGTTCATCCCGTCGCGCAGCGGATCGGCGACGACATCCTCGAAGAGCTCGACCACGGCGGACAGGCTGGGGTTGACCAGGGCGACGCCGGCGGCGGCCTGGGCGGCCAGCTCGGCCGGGGTCAGCTCGCCCGCCCGGACGCGCGCCGCCAGCGCCGTCGCATCATGGGCGCACCATTCGTCCCAACCCATCGCCAGAGTCATGTCGCGAGTCCGATCCCTTGCAAGGGGGCGCCGCCGGCCGCAGGGTGGGCCCCGGAGGCGTTCCAGCACAGCCCATGCCGTCCTGGCGCCGGGCGCAAGGGGGACCGGGCGAATGGAGCGGGCCGGAGGGGCATGGCGGCTGTTCGCGGCCCTGCCGCCCCGCTAGCCTCGGGCCGAAGGCAGAGGAGGACGTGATGGTCCGGATCCCCCAGCGGCGCGCCCTGAAGGCCGAGACGGTGCTGCCGGAGGCCGCGCCCTCCCGCCGCGGGCTCCTCGCCCTCGCCTGCGCCTGCGGCGTGCTGCCGTCCCTGTTGCCGCTCTCCGCCCGCGCCGCGGTGGCGGCGGCCCCGGCCCGGCCCTTCCATGCGGCACTGGACCAGGCAGCGGCGGCGATCGAGCCGCGCATGATCGCCTGGCGTCGCGACATCCACCAGAACCCGGAGCTGGGCAACCAGGAGGTCCGCACCTCCGGCCTCGTCGCCGCGCACCTGAGGCGGCTGGGCTACGAGGTGCGGGAGAAGGTCGCCGTCACCGGCATCGTCGCGACGCTGCGCGGCGGGGCCGGGCCCGGCCCGGTGCTGGCCCTGCGCGCGGACATGGACGCCCTGCCGGTGGCGGAGGAGGTGGACCTGCCCTTCGCCTCCCGCGCGAAGGCGCAGTGGGATGGGCAGGAGGTGAGCGTCATGCACGCCTGCGGCCATGACGGGCACGTCGCCATCCTGATGGCCGCGGCCGAGATCCTGGCGCAGCACCGGGACCAGCTCCGCGGCACCATCCGCCTGCTGTTCCAGCCGGCCGAGGAGAACCTGCCGCGCGGCGAGATCGGCGGCGCCCGGCGCATGCTGGAGGAGGGCGCCTTCGCCGACCTCAAGCCCGATGCCGTGTTCGGCCTGCATTTGTCCAGCGGCCTGCCGGTGGGGGCGCTGGGCTGGCGGCCGGGGGCGACGGCGGCGAGCGCGGACGAGTTCCGCATCACCGTCCATGGCCGCCAGACCCATGGCGCCCGGCCCTGGGCCGGCGTGGACCCGATCGTGGTGGGGGCGCAGATCGTCTCCGCCCTCCAGACCCTGCAGAGCCGGCAGGTGGATGTGGGCGAGCCCTCGGTGCTGACGGTGGGGCAGTTCCATGCCGGCAACCGCAGCAACATCATCCCCGACCGGGCGGAGATGAACGGCACCCTGCGCACCTACTCGGACGAGCGGCGCAGCTACATGATGCGCCGGGTGAAGGAGATGGCGGAGGGTGTGGCGGCCGGCATGGACGCCCGCGCCGATGTCCACTGGGAGCCCAACGGCTATCCCAGCAACCGCAACGATCCCACCCTGTCCGAGCGCATGGCGCCCAGCCTGGCCCGGGTCTGCGGTCCGGACCAGCTGCGGCTGACGGCACCCGGGCTGGCCGCGGAGGACTTCGCCTACTTCGCCCAGGCGGTGCCCGGCTTCTTCTTCACCGTCGGCATCATCGGCCCCGGCATCGACCCGCGCACCGCGCCGCCCAACCACTCGCCGCGCTTCCGGGTGGACGAGGCGGGGCTGCTCTACGGGCTGCGCGGCCTGCTGCACGCCGCCGCGGACTTCACCGGCAGCGGCGCGCCGGCCTGACGGCGGGGGAGGGGGCGCTCAGCGTCCCGTCCAGGCGGGCGCCGCCTTGTCCAGGAAGGCGCGCACGCCGAGCCGGAAGTCGTCGCTGCCGTAGCATTGCCGGATCAGATCCTCCGCCTGCTCCTGCGGATCGTGCGCCAGGCGGCGCAGCATCTCCCGCGTCACCGCCATGGTCACCGGGGCGTGGCCGAGCAGCTTCCCCGTCAGCTTGCCGAGCTCGGCATCGAGGCTCTCCGGGGGCACGATGGCGGCGAGGTAGCCGAGCGGCGCCAGGGTCTCGGCGGTCGGCATCTCCGCCAGCAGCAGCATGCGGCGGACCATGCTGACGCCCAGCGTCGCGGAGAGCCGGCGCAGGTTGGCCGGCGACAGGCAGTTGCCCAGGGTCCGCGCGATCGGCACGCCGAAGCGCGCGCCCGGGGTCGCGACGCGCAGGTCGCAGGCATTGGCGATGGCGAGGCCGCCGCCGATGGCGAAGCCCTCCACCACGCAGACGGTCGGCACGCGGAGGCGCTCCAGCGCCTCCACATAGGTGTCGATCCTGCGCTCGTAGGCGACGCCATCCTCGCCCGAGGCGAATTCGGTGAACTGGGCGATGTCCGTCCCGGCGACGAAGGCCTGGCCGCCCGCGCCGCGCAGCACCGCGAGGCGGATGGAGCTGTCCGCGTCGATCCGGCCGACCGCCTCGCCGAGCTGCTGGTACATCGTCCAGGTCATGGCGTTGCGCGCCGCCGGACGGTCGAAGGTCAGGTGGGCGACGCCGTCCTCCACGCGGAAGCGGACGGCGCCCTCGTCGCGCGCGCCGCTCATGCCGCGAAGGCCCCGTTCTGGCGCAGCGTCTCCGCCGCCTTGGCGTCGATGCCCAGCTCGGCGAGCAGGTCCTCCGTGTGCTCGCCCAGCAGCGGCGCGTGGCGGCGGAGCTGCTGCGGCGTGGCGGAGAGCTTCACCGGGAAGCCGATGTTGGGGACGCTGCCCTCGATCGGGTGCGGCACCTCCATGCGCATGGCGCGGTGCTGCGCGTGCTCGCTCTCGAAGGCCTCGGGGTAGGTGTTCATGCGCCCGGCGGGCAGGCCGGCGGCGAGCATGGTCTCCACCCATTCCTCGGCGGTCTTGGTGGCGAAGGTCTTCTCCAGCTCCTCGATCAGCACCTCGCGGTTGGCGAGGCGGGCGGGGATGTCGACGAAGCGCGGGTCGGTGGTCAGCTCCGGCCGTTCCAGCATCTCGCACAGCTTCAGCCACAGCTTCTGGCTGGGCGCGCCCATCACGAAGTAGCCGTCCGATGCCTTCACCGCCTGGTAGGGCGCGCTCATGCGGTTGGAGGTGCCGACCGGCTGCGGGATGCGCCCCGTGCCCCAGTATTCCGAGATGTCCCAGATGGAGAAGGCCATCGCCGCGTCGAACAGCGCGGCGTCGATATACTGCCCCTCGCCGCTCTTCTGCCGGCCGATATAGGCGCTGAGCACGGCGTAGAGGGTGAACAGGGCGCAGCCGATGTCGGCCACCGGCACCCCTGCCTTCACCGGGGGCGAGCCGGGGTGGCCGGTGACGCTCATCACCCCCGACATGGCCTGGGCCATCAGGTCGAAGCCCGGGCGCATCGCCCAGGGGCCGGACTGCCCGAAGCCGGAGATGGAGGCGTAGATCAGCCGCGGGTTGATCGTCCGCAGGTCCTCGTAGCCGAGGCCGAGGCGCTTCATCACCCCCGGGCGGTAGTTCTCGATCAGCACGTCCGCCGTCTCGACCAGCTTCAGGAAGACGGCCTTGCCCGCCTCGCTCTTGAGGTTGATGGCGATGCTGCGCTTGTTCCGGTTCAGGTTGAGGAAGCCCATGCTGTCGGGCCCCTTCATCTTGAACCCCATGGCCGAGCGCGTCTGGTCGCCGCCGCCGGGCGGCTCGACCTTGATCACGTCCGCGCCCAGGTCGGCCAGCATCATGCCCGCGAAGGGGCCGGCCATCACCTGGGTCACGTCCAGCACGCGGATGCCGGACAGCGGCAGGGCCCGGGTCGCCTGGGCATCGGGGGCGATGGCGTCCGAGCGCGGGGGCAGGGTGTCGGGCATGGTGGCGGTTCCTCCTCGGTGCCGCCGGTGGCCGCGGCGGGGGCGGCGGATGGGTAGGGCAGGAGCGGGCGACGGGGCAAGGGAATATTGAGTTTTACGTTATGCATTCTGAATGCAAAATCCCTTTACGGCGCTCCGTTGCCCCGCTAGCGTGCCGGTCCGAGGAGGAGACAACCATGCGCCCGAGGACCCTGCCGATGCCCCCCGCCGCCGGTGCCCCGGCCGGACAGGGCGCCCTGCCGCGCCGCGCCCTGCTGGCGGCGGCGGGCGCGTTCGGCGCGCCCGCATTGATGCCGCGCGCCGCCCGGGCGCAGGACGGCTATCCCAGCCGTGCCGTGACGATCATGGTCGGCTTCGCCCCCGGCGGCGGGGCGGACACCATCGCGCGGCTGCTGGGCCAGCGCCTGCAGCAGAGCCTGGGCCAGCCGGTGCCGGTGGAGAACCGCCCCGGCGGCAGCGGCACCATCGCCGTGAACACCGTGCTGCGCGCCAGGCCGGATGGCTACACCTTCGGGGTGGGCACCAACTCCAGCAACGCCATCGTGCCGCAGCTGATGACCCCGCCGCCCTACGACGTGCTGAAGGACCAGACGCCCATCCTGCATGTCGGCTACTCGCCGCAGGTGCTGACGGTCCCCGCGAGCTCGCCGGCGCGCGACGTGCAGGGCTTCATCGCGATGGTGAAGGCGAAGCCCGGCGCCATCAACTACGCCTCCTCCGGCGTCGCCACGCAGCAGCACCTCGCGGCGGAGTTCTTCGCCAAGGGCATCGGCGGCAGCATGACCCACGTGCCCTATCGCGGCAGCGGCCAGGCGATCAGCGACCTGATCGCCGGTCAGGTGGACGTGAACTTCGACACCCTGCCGACCGTGCTGCCGCATGTCCGCCAGGGCACCTTGCGGGCGCTGGCCGTGACCACGCCGCAGCGCGTGCCCTGGCTGCCGGACGTGCCGACGCTGATCGAGGCCGGCGTGCCGGAATTCGACGTGGTGACGCGCTACATCGTCTTCGCCCCGGCCGGGCTGCCGGCCCCGCTCGCCGAGCGCTGGGCCGGGATGCTGAACGAGGCGCTGGCCGATCCGCAGGTGAAGACCCGGATGAACGAGGCGGGCTTCGTGCCCGGCGGCGGCACCCTGGCCAGCACCGCGCAGCTGATCCGGGCCGAGCAGGAGCGCTTCGGCGCGCTGGCGCGGGCCGCGAACATCCGGCTGGAGTGATGGACGGCAAGCCCTCCCCCGGCCTGCCGGACGCCGGCGTTCCCTCGCCAGCGCCGGGGGGCTATGCCTGGGGAGGTGAGGAATCCCGCCCCCGCATGACCGTCGCCACGCCGATCCCCCGCCACAGCCTGCACGACATGCTGGTGGGCGGCATCCGCGAGATGATCGTGTCGGGCGAGCTGCGCCCCGGCGGGAAGGTCCCCGAGGCGCAGCTCTGCGAGCGCTTCGACGTGTCCCGCACGCCCCTGCGGGAGGCGCTGAAGGTGCTGGCGGCGGAGGGGATGATCCAGCTCCTGCCACGGCGCGGGGCGGTGGTCGCGCAGGTGACGCCGGAGGAGATCGAGGAGCTCTTCCCGATCATGGCGGTGCTGGAGGGCTTGGCGGGGGAGATGCTGTGCCGCCATGCGGACGCGGCGCGGATCGCCGCGCTGCGCGCCGTGCACGATCGCATGATGGGGGAGTACGCGCGGGGCGACGAGCCGGCCTATCTGCGCAGCAACCGGGAGTTCCACGACCTGCTCTTCGTCGCGGCCGGGAACGCGACGCTGCACGCCTTCTACCAGCAGATCCTGACCCGCATCCGCGCCTTCCGCTTCATCGCGCGCAAGAGCCCGGACAACTGGCGGCAGGCGGCGGAGGAGCACGAGCGGATCATGGAGGCGATCGAGGCCCGGGACGGCGCGAAGCTGTCGCGCCTGCTGCGCCGGCACGTCAACGGGGTGACGGTGAAGATCGCGCAGGATGCGCTGCGCCAGGCGGTGGACGGCACTGCGGCGCGGTAGCGCAAGGGCGGCACCCTGCCGGGAGGGGGCGCCGCCCAGGGCGGGAAGCCAGGCCCGGGCGCTCCGCGGTCCCGGGCACGGGCGGGCTCCGCGGCGCGCCGCCGCGCTACTCCAGCTGGATGTTCAGCTCCTTCACCTTGCGCGCCCAGAAGGCGCTCTCCTCGGTGACGGCCTTGGCGAAGACGGCGCGCGGCTGGTCCGGCGCCGGCTCCAGCCCCTCCAGCGCCAGGCGCTCGCGGAACAGCGGCGTGCTTGCGGCCTTCTTCGCCGCCACCTCGAAACGGTCCAGGGTCTCGGCGGGGGTGCGCGCGGGGGCGAGCAGGCCGTGCCAGCCGGCGATGACGATGCCGGGCATGCCCGCCTCGCCCAGGGTGGGCACGTTGGGCAGGGCGGTCATCCGGGTCGGGCCGGTGACGGCGAGGGCCTTCAGCTTGCCCTCCTGGATCAGCGGGATCGCCGGCGGCGGCGAGCTGAAGTTCATCGAGACGCGCTGCGCCACCACGTCCATCAGCGCGGGCGCCGTGCCGCGGTAGGAGACGTGGTCCATCTCGAACCCTGCCGCCTCGGAGAAGAGCACGCCGGCCAGATGGTTGTTGCTGCCCACGCCGCCGGAGGAGAAGGTCAGCTCCCCCGGCCGCTTGCGCTTCGCCAGGGCCACCAGCTCCGCGACGGTGGAGACGCCGAGGGACGGGTCCACGACCAGGACGTAGGAGTAGGACGAGACCTGCGCGATCGGCGCCAGGGCGGTCGCGAGGTCGACCTTGTCGCCGCGCTGCAGGTGCGGGTTGACGACAATGTTCGTGCTGACCGCATAGAGCAGGGTGCTGCCGTCGGGCCGCGCCCGCGCCACGGCGGTGGAGCCGATATAGCCCGCCGCGCCGCCGCGGTTGTCCACCACCACCTGCTGGCCGAGGGTCTGCGAGAACTCCTGCGCGAAGATGCGGCCGACGATGTCCGTGCCGCCGCCCGCCGCATAGGGGACGATCATGGTGATGGGCGCGGGGGCCTGGGCCCGGCCGATGCGGGGCAGGGCCAGGACGGCGGCTCCCGCCAGAAGCTGGCGTCGGGGGGTGATCATCCGGGATGTCTCCTGTCGGGAGCCGCTGCGGGCGCCTTCCCGCCGAGGATAGGGGGGCGGCGGCCGGCCGCCCAGGCACCTCGTCCCGTACCGGCCGCACGATCCGGGGACACGACATCGTCATCACAGGCGGCGCGTGCGATAGAGCGCGACGGGATCGGCCCGGGGCGTGGACGGCAGCGCGGGGGATGCCCCGATCCGGGGCGCCCGGGTGTTGCCCGGCCGCTCGCCGAGGGAGGGATGCCGGCGTGTCGACGATGGGATCGGGCCAGGGCGGCGTCACCGTGGTCCAGGCCGCGCCCGCCCGGCTCGATCGGGAGGGCTTGGCGGGCCTGGGCATTCCCTTCCTGCTGCCGCTGATCGAGCACCTTCACGCGCTTCAGGCCCGGCCGTCGGAGCGGACGGGGCGCTGGTTCCAGCGGGACCTGATCGGCCAGGGCTTCTTCGAGGTCCCGTCGGCCTGGACCGGTGAGCCGGTGCGGACCCGGCAATCCGTCCTGCTCCGCGACAAGTCCGTCGTCTACCTGTTCGATGGCGAGCCGGATCTCTGGCTCGGCGCCGGCTCGCTGGGCGACGGATGCCCGGTCAACAGCGTCTTCATCCCGTCGCGCCGCCTGTTCCTGAACCTGGGGCACGAGGTCTGGGGCGCCAGGCCGGAGCAGGTCCTGGGCGCCGAGCGCATCCTCGCCGCGATGGGCCACGCCCCGCCCGCCGGCGACGGGGCCCGCGTGACGGTGGTGAGCGGCGACCCGAGCTTCGCGCACCACGTCTGGAACCAGCTCGGCGCCCTCGACCGCCTCGCCGCGGAGGGATGGCGGGACCGGCGGCTCGACCTCGTCGTCACGCATGAGCCGCTGGGCCCGATCCGCGGCCTCTTCGCGGACTGCCAGGGCTGGACGGTGACCCACTGCTTCGAGCACGCGCTGGAGGAGCTGAACGCCCCGGGGCGGCTCTTCGTCCCGCTCGGCGGCGCGCTCGTCACGCGGGGGGCGCGGGAGAGGCTGTTCCGCCATGTCGCCGCCCTGCCGGGGACGGCGCCGCTGCCGCGCCATCCCCGCGGCTGGCGCTTCTGGATCAGCATCCGCACCCGGAACCGGACGGCCGCCAACCAGATCGAGTTCCTGACCGCCCTCTGCCAGGCGCTCGGCGCCGCCTATCCCGGCTGCGAGGTCATCCTGGATGGCCACTCGCTGGCCGAGGACAACGACCGGCTGATGGCTCTCGGGGATCGTTCGAACCTCGCCATCGCCGCCGCGGACCTGGCGGTCGCGGATGCGGTGGCGGCCGGGCTGCGCCGCCGCCGGCGGGTCCGCGTGACGAAGGCAGTCGGCCTGCGCATCTCGCAATCCCTGACGCTGGCGCGAGGCTGCGACTTCTACGTCTGTCACCACGGGACGGTGCAGCACAAGATCGGCTGGTTCACGGACGTGCCTGGCATCGCGCATTCCAACCGCGAGATCACCCTGGCCGACCCGGCGCCGAGCGTGGCGGGGCATGTGGAAGGCGGGGTCGCCCCCGTCTACCTGCCGGAGCGCCTCATCGGAGAGCTGGGGCCGCGCGTGGAGGGCGATGCGCTGGCCGCCGAGCTGCGCCATGACGGCTATGTCGTGACGGCGCTGGAGGAGGCCTGCGCGTTCATCGTCGCGGAGGCCGGGCGGCACGTGCCGCCCGCTCCGCCCGGCCTCTGGCAGCGCCTGCGGGGCCGGCTCCGCCGCCTGGGCCGCGTCCCACCATAGGGGATCACTCCTCCACGATGCGTGGCCCGTCCGCGGCCGGCGCCGCGGCCTTCTCCCACAGCCGGGCCGCCATGGCCCTGTAGGCCGCGGCCTCCTCGCTCTCCGGCCGGGCGAGCACGATGGGGGTGCCGGCATCGGCCAGCTCGCGGATGGCCAGGCGAAGCGGCAGCTCGCCGAGGAACTCGATCCCCAGCCGCTCCGCCTCCGCGCGGGCGCCGCCATGGCCGAAGATCTCCGACCGGTGGTTGCAGTTGGGGCAGCAGAAGTAGGACATGTTCTCGACGATCCCGAGGACGGGGACGTTGACCTTCTCGAACATCCTCACCCCCCGCCGCGCGTCGATCAGCGCCACGTCCTGCGGCGTGGAGACGATGACGGCACCGCGCAGCGGCACGCGCTGGCTCATCGTCAGCTGCGCGTCGCCAGTGCCGGGGGGCA contains:
- a CDS encoding enoyl-CoA hydratase/isomerase family protein; amino-acid sequence: MSGARDEGAVRFRVEDGVAHLTFDRPAARNAMTWTMYQQLGEAVGRIDADSSIRLAVLRGAGGQAFVAGTDIAQFTEFASGEDGVAYERRIDTYVEALERLRVPTVCVVEGFAIGGGLAIANACDLRVATPGARFGVPIARTLGNCLSPANLRRLSATLGVSMVRRMLLLAEMPTAETLAPLGYLAAIVPPESLDAELGKLTGKLLGHAPVTMAVTREMLRRLAHDPQEQAEDLIRQCYGSDDFRLGVRAFLDKAAPAWTGR
- a CDS encoding sulfite exporter TauE/SafE family protein; protein product: MSGFILPAPALLAGTLLASFLAGLARGFSGFGSALIFVPLASALLGPRLAVPLLMLIDNLSALPMVPAAWRNAARREVALLAAGAMVGTPLGVLALLRLDPVVVRWAMCLLALAMLALLVSGWRYRGRPVTPLSLAVGVVAGICGGLAQMSGPAVLAYWLGGAVPAHRIRSNIILFFAFTSVVGAATYLLSGLLTLEVVVLSLLAGPVFALGTWMGARLFGLASEATFRRICLILIGLAALLGLPLWQ
- a CDS encoding Bug family tripartite tricarboxylate transporter substrate binding protein, producing the protein MITPRRQLLAGAAVLALPRIGRAQAPAPITMIVPYAAGGGTDIVGRIFAQEFSQTLGQQVVVDNRGGAAGYIGSTAVARARPDGSTLLYAVSTNIVVNPHLQRGDKVDLATALAPIAQVSSYSYVLVVDPSLGVSTVAELVALAKRKRPGELTFSSGGVGSNNHLAGVLFSEAAGFEMDHVSYRGTAPALMDVVAQRVSMNFSSPPPAIPLIQEGKLKALAVTGPTRMTALPNVPTLGEAGMPGIVIAGWHGLLAPARTPAETLDRFEVAAKKAASTPLFRERLALEGLEPAPDQPRAVFAKAVTEESAFWARKVKELNIQLE
- a CDS encoding amidase, translating into MTLAMGWDEWCAHDATALAARVRAGELTPAELAAQAAAGVALVNPSLSAVVELFEDVVADPLRDGMNPGGPFAGVPYLLKDLGPTMRGRLQEMGSRLMRGNRAAADTWLTGRIREAGLNIIGRTTTPEFGCCSSAENPAVYVTRNPWNPGYTTNGSSAGSSAMVAAGVVPMAHATDGGGSIRIPAGATGGIGLKPSRGVFSIAPGASDLTGLVSTQGCITRSVRDMALYVDSCRGGAPGEFMPYWMPPGPYAALVARDPSPLRIAVSHEWGDYHAAPHFVAELERVAHLLESLGHHVEWVVPEIDFRAAFAAQTTCYISNFAQTVNNLIGALGLERPPADLVEPMNIRIWEAGLHTSFTERARMQAVFNATARAFGTFFEAWDIILTPITAKPTPVIGTTEYLTISDNPDVLDWFGNLWRNFAYTPLANLCGIPGISLPLAMQESGLPLGIQALARQADDGRLLQLAAQVERAIGGAWNLGQRPGIHVTRAPTGD
- a CDS encoding amidohydrolase, which encodes MVRIPQRRALKAETVLPEAAPSRRGLLALACACGVLPSLLPLSARAAVAAAPARPFHAALDQAAAAIEPRMIAWRRDIHQNPELGNQEVRTSGLVAAHLRRLGYEVREKVAVTGIVATLRGGAGPGPVLALRADMDALPVAEEVDLPFASRAKAQWDGQEVSVMHACGHDGHVAILMAAAEILAQHRDQLRGTIRLLFQPAEENLPRGEIGGARRMLEEGAFADLKPDAVFGLHLSSGLPVGALGWRPGATAASADEFRITVHGRQTHGARPWAGVDPIVVGAQIVSALQTLQSRQVDVGEPSVLTVGQFHAGNRSNIIPDRAEMNGTLRTYSDERRSYMMRRVKEMAEGVAAGMDARADVHWEPNGYPSNRNDPTLSERMAPSLARVCGPDQLRLTAPGLAAEDFAYFAQAVPGFFFTVGIIGPGIDPRTAPPNHSPRFRVDEAGLLYGLRGLLHAAADFTGSGAPA
- a CDS encoding nuclear transport factor 2 family protein translates to MPTESDPTLPVQRQLDAYNARDIEAFMACWAEDCAYYGFPGQLLAQGAAAVRARHVERFREPDLHGRLLHRMAVGNLVTDHEVVTRNLPGGRAEVGVIALYEVIDGRIARAWFRMGEARPLPAGP
- a CDS encoding GntR family transcriptional regulator translates to MTVATPIPRHSLHDMLVGGIREMIVSGELRPGGKVPEAQLCERFDVSRTPLREALKVLAAEGMIQLLPRRGAVVAQVTPEEIEELFPIMAVLEGLAGEMLCRHADAARIAALRAVHDRMMGEYARGDEPAYLRSNREFHDLLFVAAGNATLHAFYQQILTRIRAFRFIARKSPDNWRQAAEEHERIMEAIEARDGAKLSRLLRRHVNGVTVKIAQDALRQAVDGTAAR
- a CDS encoding Bug family tripartite tricarboxylate transporter substrate binding protein, whose protein sequence is MRPRTLPMPPAAGAPAGQGALPRRALLAAAGAFGAPALMPRAARAQDGYPSRAVTIMVGFAPGGGADTIARLLGQRLQQSLGQPVPVENRPGGSGTIAVNTVLRARPDGYTFGVGTNSSNAIVPQLMTPPPYDVLKDQTPILHVGYSPQVLTVPASSPARDVQGFIAMVKAKPGAINYASSGVATQQHLAAEFFAKGIGGSMTHVPYRGSGQAISDLIAGQVDVNFDTLPTVLPHVRQGTLRALAVTTPQRVPWLPDVPTLIEAGVPEFDVVTRYIVFAPAGLPAPLAERWAGMLNEALADPQVKTRMNEAGFVPGGGTLASTAQLIRAEQERFGALARAANIRLE
- a CDS encoding CaiB/BaiF CoA transferase family protein, with protein sequence MPDTLPPRSDAIAPDAQATRALPLSGIRVLDVTQVMAGPFAGMMLADLGADVIKVEPPGGGDQTRSAMGFKMKGPDSMGFLNLNRNKRSIAINLKSEAGKAVFLKLVETADVLIENYRPGVMKRLGLGYEDLRTINPRLIYASISGFGQSGPWAMRPGFDLMAQAMSGVMSVTGHPGSPPVKAGVPVADIGCALFTLYAVLSAYIGRQKSGEGQYIDAALFDAAMAFSIWDISEYWGTGRIPQPVGTSNRMSAPYQAVKASDGYFVMGAPSQKLWLKLCEMLERPELTTDPRFVDIPARLANREVLIEELEKTFATKTAEEWVETMLAAGLPAGRMNTYPEAFESEHAQHRAMRMEVPHPIEGSVPNIGFPVKLSATPQQLRRHAPLLGEHTEDLLAELGIDAKAAETLRQNGAFAA